The window CCTACAGTTGGTTCTGGGTTTATTTAAGGTCTGCATGGCTTTGTGATTTGCAGCGGCTGATCTGGACACCAGCAGGGAGCAAGGATATAATACAAGCAACAGATGACTCCGTGTAATCTGACGGATCCACCTACTTAGAAATAAGTCGAACCTGAAGGATGGCATGGCTTCAAATCAGAAATATGTCTTACACCTGAATGTCTAACATGATTTGGAGCTATTTAGCAGTTTCAGGTGCACCTAACCCATATCCTCCTCTTTCGCTCTCACATTCTGCGCCAGAACCGAGATCACGCAACATTGCCTCGAGCACACTCAGAAAAGTGAGCTAACGTTACTACTTCACCCTATGAGCAacttcatccatccactcaCCTCATCTCGAATTTGGACTTCGTCTCACTATCCCCACTATCCTGGCTGGCTTCGGTAAGAGCTTGTCTACGTCATGGTTCGTTGATCTGATTAGTTGAAGTTCGCCTATGGCAGATGGTGATGATTCCAACGACAACTGCCAGGAGCCCCGGCTAGAGGGCGCTGCTGCGGTTGCTGGAAGTGGGAGGCAGGGGCGCTGGCATCTAAGTGCTGGGTTCCCCTGCTAAGGCTGGCTGATGTGATTGCTGGAGCTGAATGACAGGAGGCGCTGACGTCCTGGTATAAATTGCCCTGGATGATGTaggctgctgttgctggtgtAGAAAAACCTGATGAGAGGTGGAGTGTCCTGGAATTATTGTGTTGGTTGCTCCATCTGAAGGTGATTGTGTAAGATATGATGAGAGGTGGTTGCTAATGACTCCTGTTATTCACTGTTGCTGGCCTTGCTGCTGTCTTGAGCTGAAGGATATAGATGAACTGTGGGCGTTGACATCACAGCGTGTTGTTGGGGTGTGCGTGATGACATCACCCAGAAGAGTGCTGTGTTGACGGAACTGTGGGCGTGACAGGCTGACATGAGAGCATtggaaagttttgttttgttaagagTTTTTTTGGGGAGTGCGGGGGGCTTTTGactttatttgatagggacaggaaatgtgggagagaggggggtgacatgcagcaaagggctgccCCAAGTTTCGCTTTGTTGTCTGTTCTGTGAAAAACAATTCCTTTATCTTTTAGCGTTTTTGTAGAGTGGCAACAGTCAAGTCGGAATTTTATTAAAGAAGGCTGGTCGTCGGGGGACCTCTCTGGAGTGTGGTGACGATGCGACCGACTATGTGTTGTGAGCTAGCTAGTAactcttttttccccatcatttaataattataggggccttATATTGCAACACTaaccgtaaaatgacatttcaatcatccttacactataaggcattaggtaaatatttacattttacaagtaAATTGTAAGGAtgcttttaaaacacacagcactCGACATTAGACTAACAGCTACTgtaaaagttgatgttagctagcattagtgttagcgtagtgttgacctaacattagtcgaagtgttttcttgctgaaaacaaatcttatagcaaattagaaaaaaaacagctgagcgccacacagcaacaatggctacagggagaaagactggatgatcatgtcagtatcttcagatttttatattaacatgagTACCATAGCCGTTTAGCTCAAcacagctggctacatggctagctagccacaagtacctcagcaaagtgtctcataataggctAGTGTTAGACTGCTATGTGAGATGATACAttcaataacagtcacgttttgggtctaaacactataatgagcagatttacagtagttctgaactttaatttaccttcgacatgacacactGGTAACATATTAGGATCCCACATCCACTccattcttaaagaagagcaacCGTgttttcataagcggaccagttCGCCACTGGCCCGGatggaccagtgactggtcaatcaagttgccctgcataaacttgtactggctaTGTCATACCCTGGCCCAATTTTCAATCCTCCTCTGATAGCCAGCCTCTTCCTGCTCTATTCCCACCCACACAAAGCCAATTTCCTCCTGCCAACTTCTCTCCCTCCTAGGTCACCTCAACTTCGCCTACATATCATTCTCCAAGGGCGAGCCTTTATCCTCACTTACTATCAATTGCTTTCCATATTTAGTGAATAAACGAACCGTTCCATCTCTCTGGACAGTCCAAGCCGTGCCAAACTCTGTTGGTTCAACCTTCTTGCCAAATGGAACGGGATCACCTTCTTCTACGACATACAACTGACTGGCTCCTTTCTACAATGGAAGATGGTTCGCAGTAGTAGTGGCCTCCAGCCATCCTCAGATAACTTCACTTCTCAGAGGACTTCTTCGTCAAGAGCCAGCTCAAGTCCTTGCTGCCTTCCTCTTAGCGCAGACTTGCTGTCAGTCTGCATCTACACTATCCGTTCCGGACACAGCATCCCCCATGTTGCTCAAACTGTAGAAGCCACGTTCTCACTTGCTTTTTCAGTTTCCTCAGACGCTCCGCATTCACCACCTCTACCCTTCACTCAACTTCGACTCAAGCTGTCACGCCTGCATTTCCAACTCTCTACCAATTTCTCAGACAAAACTATAGTATTTACTTAAAGCGAACCAAAACCAATCAATCCAGTCAGCTTACACCCGACTTTTACTTCAAAGTGCAATCACTGCTGAATACTTTTGAGACCCTCGCAAACTTCTTGCAATTCCAGGAAATCCCAGCATAACCATGACAGATTCTCTATTTATCCCTGAGTCCGGAAAAGTGGCTACTTGATTCTGGTTCCACCAGCACTTCCGCCACGTACTCTCCTTGTCCGGCATTTCTCCCGTCCAGTACTCTGGTCACTCCTTCAGAATCGTAGATGCCACCTCATCTCCCGCAACAGCATCCCTAAGCACTTAATACAAATCATGGGCCGTTGGTCCTCTCAAGCATTTCACTGCTATATTCGTTCAGATCTCAAAGATCAAGCTTGTCTCAAGTAGTTGGAGGCTTTTGGGGGTACCTCGTGCCCGGGTGCTATAGCGCATTTCCCCACTGAAGCTTCCccacaacacagcaacagatCGAAGACGTACAAGAGTTCAAGCTTCGCTCATAATCTTTAATTTtcgttaataaatcatttaatttgtttgttgttgtatttgttgatgGTCTGGTTGTTAATAGTGAATTGGAGCtatttagcagagtttcaggagcaggaccgcACTTCAATCACTTTCACTCTCGCATCTAcgtccctccctcccacccctTTTTTCTCCtatttttcccctcctttctaCTCTCCGTAGGGTCCTGAAGCTTCCCCACAACACAGCAACCGACCAAAGAAGTACAAGAGTTCAAGCTTCGCTCATaatctttaattttctttaataaatcatttaaacacatctgttgatggtgtggtccttgctaggTAAATGGTTATTTTGTGCTGAAAGCCTTACATAACACGCAGCTTGTAGGTCAAAAATAACAGTCTCAGAGGTTTGCAGATACCACCCATGTTGTATGTACCAGACCCATGTTCCAacatcatcattttttattcacaaGAGTGTAATTCTAGATGAATTCCTTTACAAGGAGTGGTAATGAAGTGAATgtagagagaagacagaggggaagagagTTCATCTGGACGGAGTTGCATTCCTCTCAGCCTCATCCCTGCCACTGACCTTCCTGTGTGTATATACGAGGGATTAGGCCTGTGGGCTGGGCTGGTGGTCTTCACAGGCTATTTATATGAAGATGTCCGCCCCCTGATCCTTTTGGAAAACTGATATGAGCACATGTTCCAACattcaaatgtaatttgtcGACTGTCAGTCCAAGTTGCTGAAGACCTGGGATTTTTTTAACCAGGTGGAAATGCATTTTTGACACCTACAACTGTGTATTCGCTTGGTATATGTGATTGGGCCAAACATACATGCAGACAAATCAGAAGCATTTGAATTCCATGCTGTACTGTGATGATCTGGGCACAACACTACACACTAAAAATAACTCCAATTTTGGTCAATATAGCACCAATACAATAACTTTACCAAAGACAAGGCATTGTTTTGACCCagtgttatttttctgttattatCTACTCTCGCTCTTTTTAAACTTACATGCCACTATTTGTTACTGATTATTAATAATGTGTGTATCCTTTACAGTTTTAGATGCCAAATGCATGTTGTTCTTTACTACTAATAAATTTGTAAGAGTTTTAAGGTAAAACATGAACTTGCCCTGTCTAAATAATAACCATGTTTTAGTCTGGGTAGATTATCCaacagtaattaaaaaaataacactaacaCTGGGTCAAAACAGTCAATTGGTACTAGTTAAAGTTAACCCAGTTTTAGCATCGGTGCTATATTGATCCAAACTGGGTACTTTTTAACccagtgatttttttgtgtattgCCAGTTATCTTTTGTTCCAGAGCAACATactatgaatgtgtttttaatgatgttACAAGAGTATCGCTATCAGCAAGATGGTCACCATCAAACTGTCATTTCTGCTCCTCCTTTATTTTGCCATGGATGGATTAAACATCCACAGGCCCACAGCTTCCCCTTTCTGAAGTGCTGCCAAGGCGCTCTTGATAGCTACTGAGAGGTTCTGGCATTATAGTTCAGTACCTGGCAACCACAAAGCTGCTGGCGCCTACCTCTCATAAGCCATCTGCAACTGCTTGTGTATGTAGCAGGCACTGACAAAGGCCACAAGCGTGTCCATCCAAATAGCCAACTATCTCTGCTGTGGCACAAATATCCAAACTGATATTAATgtgtggaaaagaaaaagattttggCTTAATtagtaaataatttaataatgtgtATTCATGTGAAATTGATCAAACATTTGGGCACTGACATTAATTGCATAGTAGGCTGTCATTTATCCCAATAATAATCTTCTATCTTCTACTCCTAAAACTGCATTTCTCATTGCTTTTAAGCAAAAGCAACAATGATTAAATCAGTTCAAAGGCTTAGCGATCTGTGCACCATCAGCTCCCTTAAAAGGTGGAGAATGATGTAGTGGAGCATGTTCATTCTCCCCAGAGATTACCGCTAATAAGATGGCCAGTATTTATAGAAGATCCCCCCCAGTGGATACCCCTAATCCTGCCTCACCCGTTCTCATCCCTGCCGCATCTCTGTGCCCAGACCGCTCGCTCTCTGCAGCCCCCAGCTTCAGCCTCATCCTCGCCCCATATTAACTGAGGTAGCGACTTCTTTAATACAACACTGCTTTTTTCAGATTCTTTTGAAACAATGGGAAAAATTGTTTGGCCTCTTCACTTGCTTGATGAGAGGGGAAAGAGATTGCTTGCATTTTCCATCTTTCCTATTCTTCTTTATTGTCCAATTttcctcctcttgctctctttGACCTGCAGCtaagaaaagcaaacaacaaTGTCCACCAGCGAGCGTTTTGACTGCCATTACTGCAAAGACTCCCTGCTGGGGAAGAAGTACATAATGAAAGAGGACACTCAGTACTGCACTAAGTGCTATGAGAACCTGTTTGCTAACTGCTGTGAGAGCTGCTCTTTACCAATTGGCTGTAACTGCAAGGTAAGGAAGCACCACTTTTACCCTGAAAGTAACGGCTTTGACGTCAGTAATGTGTAAAATAAGAAtgtgcattttgtttatttaaactacGATCTAAAGGTGAgaatcattttgtcatttgatgTATTTTGATCACACTGACCTTTATAAAACACCAACTCATTACTTCTACTAGAGTTGTTCTTACATGTTTCTATCCATGCACattctaaataaatattttagtttacaGAATATCCACAAGTGCAAAAAATAATGTGTGAAATATCTACAGGACTTGTCTTACAAGGATCGCCACTGGCACGAGCAGTGTTTCAAGTGTGCAAAGTGCAGCCGCTCTCTGGTGGAAAAGGCTTTTGCCGCCAAGGATGATTTGTTGCTCTGCACTGAATGCTACGCCCATGATTATTCCTCCAAGTGCACCACTTGCAAGAAAACCGTCATGCCAGGTATATGTTGGgatgatgatcatgatgataatgatgatgatgatgatggacgATATCACCTAAAATCGATATCACGATACATtatcacatttacattcatgacaataaatgtttttaaaaacataaatccaTTATTTAGACTGAAAATTTACTTTTGACCTTGAAAACAATGGTTGACATACAatttcaccacaaggtccatttagtagctgttctggactTTTTGGTCATTCAttctactgtttccaaggtcaagaatgaacttttaatATCAACTTTTAAGTCAACATGGACCAGAAGTGCTCAAAAAAATGTGGAATTTGAACATAAAtaactccatgacaactgaacaaactcaAGATCAGATCAAGTGATACAATCGagagctccagaacagctactaaaggGCTAAACTTAATTTTCTTACTGGTGTTGGTTCACTTTGAGAGTTCATCctaattgaaaaaaaagttgGAGGTCAATACAAATCTCATATCTGTTTGAGTaaaatgctcagaaaaatgtaagCTTGAACATTCGCATTTCCATGACAAATTGGCAACTTCATCTGCTAAAGAAGAAGATTGTGTGACAATGGTATAACATTTATGGCATATTTACTGATATATGTGCAGAAAAGACTAAAAACTAATATACAggtatattaaatataaacatttaaaacactaaACAGCAATGCAATTTCTTCCTCTCCCAAAATTCTTTCCAAGATTATTAAGATTGCATCGTCCTCTACCTACAGATAATGCAGGACTATTTTGGGCcaaagtgtgtttctgttataGAGGTACCATATGCTGACTAAGCTGCTCTCATCCCCTGTGCCAGGTTCCCGCAAAATGGAATACAAGGGGAACAGCTGGCATGAGACCTGCTTCCTGTGCCACCGCTGCCAGCAGCCAATAGGAACCAAGTCCTTTATCCCAAAAGACACTGGTTACTTCTGTGTGGCCTGCTTCGAGAAGCAGTTTGCCTACCAGTGCTGTGCTTGTAAGAAGGTAGGGTTACAGCTGAGTGTTTTATGTATTGACTGCTGCATTAAATCCCTCTGACTGGTATTTTAATGTTACTCACACActgcataaaaaaagaagaatgtcATTCTGTGTTTTCCTTCATGTTGCCTTGCCTTCGTGTTACCTCTAGGCCATCACAACAGGTGGAGTGACCTACCAAGACAAGCCCTGGCACCGCGAGTGTTTCCTGTGCATTGGCTGCAGAAAGCAGCTGTCAGGTCAGCGCTTCACCTCCAGGGAAAACTACCCTTACTGCCTCGAATGCTTCAGCAACCTGTATGCAAAGAAGTGCGTGGGTTGCACCAAGCCCATCACCAGTGAGTCTCCAGCTGTGctcatgttttcattcactctGACACCACTCACGCAGTTCTCCCGCTCATATTCAAggcatttatttgcatttgtgtaGTAATTGTCGGATAAACAAGGTGAAGATCTTGCATTAACctgcacattatgtaaatacATGGATCTTTGTTTGATGTGTGCAGGTCTGGCAGGGGCCAAGTACATCTCTTTTGAGGAGCGCCAGTGGCACAGCGAGTGTTTCACTTGCACGCAGTGCTCTGTGTCACTGGTGGGCCGCGGCTTCCTCACCCAGCGCGACAACATCCTGTGCACCGACTGCGGCAGGGAGAAGTGACTTTCCATGAAGGGGTCACAGTAACAACAAGAGCTCATATTCTGATACAGATTTTGTGTATCCATGAATGTTTCTTTTTAGCATGCCTGGTATAAACAAACTCTGAGTGTCAAATGCTTATTTTGGTGTTATAAATGACCATTAGTTCTCTCACattgcccacacacacacaaaaactgtgaTGTTCCCATAAAGACAAACATGTATCTTTAAAGTTAGGGTGCCATTGTTCCGTTGTTGGTGACTCTTTGTttcttgaaatgaaaaattcatgtttttttcctcacatactttcatttttgaaaaggaTAAAATTATGTTGAAAACTTATTAGAGCTGATGGTGACTGGtcaattaatggattagtcaactgacagaaaattaattctattttgattatcgattaatcatttctgtcatgtttcaaacaaaaacatttactggttccagcttcttaggAGTTAggatttgattttttaaaatcttatatgacagtaaactgaatatctttggatattagactgttggtctgataaaataAGCATTTTAAAGATGTTATTTTGGAAATTCTAGTGTTCGAgtattttccattattttcttaCATATTATGGACaaaaagattaattgattaatcaagaaaataatcagcagtttAATTGAcgatgaaaataatcgttagttgcagccccaaaACATATTTCCCTTTATAAAGGTCTGATTTTCATTACTCATATATTTCTGCTGTATGCTTAGTAAACATTGGTTATGAATGCCtagataaaaaatgtattcacactgAGGAAACAAAGAATGATGCATGATTTATGATTCGCTCATGTGAAATTCTTCACACACTAAAGGTTGTTCCAATAAAGACCTTTCTATGTATGTGACGCTGAAATGGATATTcgattcaattaaattttatttatatagcgccaattcataacagaagttatcttattgcattTGTCTTATAGCGtaggtctagaccgtagtctttataatgttatttacagagacccaacaatttccaacaagagcaagcacttggtgaaagtggcaaggaaaaacttccttttaaaaggcagaaaccttgagcagaaccagactcagggtgggcagccatctgccgctgccggttgggttgagaaggagagagagaacatacagtagcacaatgcaaattcaacacagaatgttaaaataataataatgtaatggtagtggaattattaatattaatacattaattaataaattattaataaaataataataggaataataataagactaatagcaataattgtagtagcggttgtcgagcaggaacatgtgGAGAAGGAGGCCCGCAATCACCGATCCAGACTCTGGagctcaggaggcagaaatacctgctgaaagcgacagaaggagagaggagagagatgagaaagcacaaaactatgggagagagaaaatgtcgagttagtaacttGCATAAATGGGATAAGACTGCGtacagatggagatggagagaggtgcatcatgggaagtctcccggcagtctaggcctatagcagcataactaagggatggttcaggactcacatgagccagccctaactataagcttcatcaaagaaaaaagtcttaagcctgctcttaaatgtggtgatggtgtctgcctcccgaaccaaAACTGGGATCttattccacaggagaggagcttgatagctgaaggctatGGCTCCCATTATCAGGCCTGCTGTTGCTCAGCCTAACATATCTTATTCTGCTTTGATGATGCCATCCAGAGGAGAAGTCTGCATATGTCAGTTTATATGAAATTCCCCGGCAAagagagcagacacacagttCAGTGTAATAGATATAGCTTTAATAGTAGGTTTGAAATCCAGATCTTTTTATGACCAAACTGTCCCCTCTCAGTCACCCTTTAGACAATCATTGCTGTAAAACAAACCTCTGGTGCGTTTCTGTTGCCTCTTGACCTTGTCACACCCAGGACATTCAAGTTGTAAACAAACAGTACAACCATATATGGTTTGATCACTTCCTCTTCTACTTGTCCATTATCCACTGACCAAAGCTGCCACATCGGTCCATGCAAAAGCCAAGAATACAAGTGACCGTAATTGTGGACACCTCAAAATATCTGTCTTCCTCACCATACCTATTGTTTTGATACTTGTAAAAGTTGGTTTTCTTGGTGAGGGCTGCTGAATGAGTTGTGCAAGTGTCCTCACATGGCAGGATGAGCGGCGTAAAATGCTGACAAAGATTTCCTGTCAGGAAATGGTCACATGGGAGGTGAAACTACTTTACACTTCATAAACTTGTGGAGGAAtcaaagaggaagggagaacAGCAGAACGGTAGGAACGTcttattttacatatttcacAGAAGATCTGTAGCTTTGATTTAGGCAGATACTTATTAAAATATCAAGCATCCTTAAATTTATGCAATGGCTTTTAGAGCATTTACACAGACACACGTCTATGAAAAGCAAGCAGTCCCAAAAGAAAAGGACAAATCCAGCATCCAGTGCCTTGAGTGCTATGACCGAAATGTGTATTTAGGGACCAAAGATGCAACAGTCCAGCATCTCATCCTTCCCAGTAGCACAAAGGGAGACCTGAGTCCTGGCCAGAGCAAAACCAGAGAAGGTAGGGCAAGAAAACTAGGCTCAAGCAACCAAGTAGCCCAACTGAGGACAGTCCCACTTTTCAACCATCTGCTGGTCCTGTGCGACCGGAGTGTTATTGCCCTTAACATGTTCTCCTTAGAGCCCATTCCAGCTCTGAAGAAGATCCAGCATGTGTCTTTGTTTGAGGTGTGCGACTCATCGCTCACAGCCCAGGCAGCATGTGTGGAGATGGTGACTTCCTCCAGCCGCAGGAAGGTGATCCGCATCCACGTGATGGGAGTGGACAGGTGGGAGGTTGTAAAGGAAGTCCCTCTGCTCCAGGACCCTGTGGCCTTGGCAGTAGATGGCGCCTGTCTGTGTGTAGCTACCAGCGACAGGTATCTCCTCTGTGATATTCAGACTGGGTGGAGTGAGGAGCTTTTTCCACACAATCACAGCAGGCAGCGTGTCATTGTTACCTCAGTGGGACGAGGGGAATTCCTCCTGAACGGGCCTGAATCTTTGGGTAAGAGCTGCCAAAATGTTTATGGTACATGTTGTTCTACAGGCTGTTGAGCACAGACATCTTGTGTCATTATATGCCTCCTTTCCAAAACAACTACACAGTTAATCATGTCATATCACCCCCCAGTCTATACATTTAGCCAGAGGACATTTGTTTTTCCA is drawn from Siniperca chuatsi isolate FFG_IHB_CAS linkage group LG15, ASM2008510v1, whole genome shotgun sequence and contains these coding sequences:
- the fhl5 gene encoding four and a half LIM domains protein 5; this encodes MSTSERFDCHYCKDSLLGKKYIMKEDTQYCTKCYENLFANCCESCSLPIGCNCKDLSYKDRHWHEQCFKCAKCSRSLVEKAFAAKDDLLLCTECYAHDYSSKCTTCKKTVMPGSRKMEYKGNSWHETCFLCHRCQQPIGTKSFIPKDTGYFCVACFEKQFAYQCCACKKAITTGGVTYQDKPWHRECFLCIGCRKQLSGQRFTSRENYPYCLECFSNLYAKKCVGCTKPITSLAGAKYISFEERQWHSECFTCTQCSVSLVGRGFLTQRDNILCTDCGREK